Part of the Bryobacteraceae bacterium genome is shown below.
TCGAGGCCCAATTTGCCGATCAACCGGTCCGACCAGCGGCGCCGCACCACGTCGAACAGCGCCGTTCCCGAGGCGTCGCTCACCTCGGAAGCGTACTCGCCGGTGAGCCGGAATCGCACGTAGTCCTTGGGCAGCAGCATCCGCCGCACCCGCTCGTAGTTGGCCGGTTCGTTGTCGCGGACCCAGAGGAGCTTGGGCAGCGTGAATCCGGTGAGCACCGGGTTGGCGATCGATTCGAGGACGAAGTCCTTGCCCGCGGTTTCGTTGATCCAATCCACTTGTGGCTGTGAGCGCTGGTCGCACCAGATGAGCGCGGGGCGGATGACGCGGTCCGCGCGGTCGAGCAGCGTGAGCCCGTGCATCTGGCCGGAGAGGCCCACAGCCCGGACTTCGGCGCCGGTGCAATCGGCCGCGGCGAGGACTCCACGGATGGCGGCCTGTGCGGCATCCCACCAGTCTTCCGGGCGCTGCTCGGCCCACAGAGGCCGCTCCATCGTCATCTCTTCGTGCGGCGCGGTGAAGGCGTGCGCCACCGCGCCGTCTTCGCGAACCAGCAGCGCGCGGGACCCTCCGGTGCCGATATCGAGTCCAAGCCAATACATGGGCGTGACTACTTTCCTTGCGTTTGAAATGGAAGGTAAGCGGCGCCAAACAACCCCGCCTCGTTGCCGAGCACGGCCTGTTCGACGCGGGTTTCGGCATTGCGGAACGTGAACGAGCGCTCGCCGATCTCTTCGAACATCGCCGGGGAGAAGAACTCCCACGCCGGAAGCACGCCGCCGCTCAACAGGTAAAGCGGGAAATTAAAGATGTTGATGAGCGTGGCGAGCCCGATGCCGAGCGCGCGGCCCATCGATTCGAAGATGCGCTTCGCGCGGGGTTCGCCGCCGAGCGCCATCTCATAGACCTGTTTGGCCGGCACGTGCTCGCCGAGCGCGAGAAGGTTCGCCATGCTCTCGATGGCGGTGGCCGAGGCGTGTTTCTCGAGGCACCCGCGGTTGCCGCAGCCGCACGGGTTCCCGTACGGCATCACCGTGATGTGGCCGAGCTCGCCGGCCATGCCAACGTGGCCGTGGAGGACCCTCCCCTCGTGGATGATGCCGCCGCCGATGCCGGTGCCGAGCGTGAGCAGCACAAGGTCGTTCACTTCGCGGCCGGCGCCGATCCACACCTCGCCAAGTGCGGCGGCGTTGGCATCGTTCTCGAGGATCACCGGCGCCCCAAGCCGGCGCGAGATTTCGTCGCGAACGGGAAAGCCATCGAAACCGGGCATGTTGTGCGATCCGACGATCATGCCCTCCTTCATCCGGATGAAGCCGGGAACGCCAATGCCGACGCCGGCGAGTCCGTCGGCGCCGAGGCCGGAGCGAAGATCGACGATGGAGCGGACAATGTCGTCGATGACGCGGTCGCGTCCGGAGGCGAGGTCGGTGGTGCCGGAGATCTTGGTGAGTATTTTTCCGGAAGGGTCGATGGCGGCGGCGCGAAGGTTGGTGCCCCCGAGGTCCACGCCTATGGAATATGCGGTCATCTTCAGCGATGATAGCTAATGAGGGGCCATGGAAACCGGCCCTCGGACTCGGGCGTCCAAGAGTTTGTGCACCGCGCCGTGTAAGAAATACGAAAATCGACCGATACAGTCGGAGAGGGAGCCACAGGATGGATATCGTGGGCAACCGTCAATTCGTAGAAATACCCGGAACGGCAACGCTCGAGTTGCCGCCGCTGCTGGTGAGCGAAGGCAGTGACACGAAGCGGATGGACCGCGTGGTGGACATGGCCTCGCAGGTGATTGAGCGGGAGGACCTCGTTCCGTCGATGCCGCTCGATGCGTTGGCTTCGGAAACCGACGTGGAGCGGCGCAAGATGGACATGGCGCTCAATCTCGTCGATCAGTA
Proteins encoded:
- a CDS encoding ROK family protein, with product MTAYSIGVDLGGTNLRAAAIDPSGKILTKISGTTDLASGRDRVIDDIVRSIVDLRSGLGADGLAGVGIGVPGFIRMKEGMIVGSHNMPGFDGFPVRDEISRRLGAPVILENDANAAALGEVWIGAGREVNDLVLLTLGTGIGGGIIHEGRVLHGHVGMAGELGHITVMPYGNPCGCGNRGCLEKHASATAIESMANLLALGEHVPAKQVYEMALGGEPRAKRIFESMGRALGIGLATLINIFNFPLYLLSGGVLPAWEFFSPAMFEEIGERSFTFRNAETRVEQAVLGNEAGLFGAAYLPFQTQGK